The proteins below are encoded in one region of Sulfolobus islandicus Y.N.15.51:
- a CDS encoding DMT family transporter produces MQRTTISFLRWIVPLSLFWGFAFPLTKIIAYSASPMIISAFRVGIAAIFFLTLGKGLSVGKKQFVNGLLNFAFFLILINLGIGLSTNPGLVAVMIYTQPIFVLIIERLLGYKITPKGIIGVVLGVIGVISSATLSFDIGLVFGLLAGILWAVGTIYYSRNLANENIAKLNAFMALTSVPIVLAFTPIDYYFKFSLVTLSLILLLAIIAQILGFYFWFNGVRELGTVYASTGSLLVPVMAYVTSFAVLGVIPTLFQIIGSVITLSGVYLTITSRS; encoded by the coding sequence ATGCAGAGAACTACAATCTCATTCCTTAGGTGGATAGTTCCGTTGTCATTATTCTGGGGTTTTGCCTTCCCTTTAACTAAAATAATTGCCTACTCAGCATCGCCCATGATCATTAGTGCATTTAGAGTTGGGATAGCTGCAATTTTCTTTCTCACTCTAGGGAAGGGGTTATCAGTGGGTAAGAAACAATTTGTAAATGGCTTGCTTAACTTCGCGTTCTTCTTAATTCTCATAAATCTTGGAATTGGGTTATCTACAAATCCAGGTTTAGTAGCGGTAATGATATATACACAACCAATTTTTGTTCTGATAATTGAAAGGTTACTGGGTTATAAGATCACACCTAAAGGGATTATCGGAGTAGTTTTAGGAGTAATTGGAGTAATATCTTCAGCAACCTTATCATTTGATATTGGGTTGGTTTTCGGATTGTTGGCTGGGATATTATGGGCTGTAGGTACTATTTATTACTCCAGAAATTTAGCTAATGAAAACATCGCTAAACTTAACGCATTTATGGCCCTAACCTCAGTTCCCATAGTCCTAGCTTTTACTCCAATCGACTACTATTTCAAATTTAGCCTAGTTACACTATCCTTAATTTTACTTTTAGCTATCATAGCCCAAATTCTAGGATTTTACTTCTGGTTTAATGGAGTTAGGGAATTGGGAACCGTTTACGCAAGTACTGGGTCTTTATTAGTACCAGTAATGGCTTACGTTACCAGTTTCGCCGTGTTGGGCGTAATCCCAACGTTATTCCAGATAATTGGCTCCGTGATAACCCTATCTGGAGTTTACCTTACCATTACCAGTAGAAGTTAG